From Hippea alviniae EP5-r, the proteins below share one genomic window:
- the uppS gene encoding polyprenyl diphosphate synthase — MDENFPFHVAIIMDGNGRWATSLGKKRTYGHYIGSKVVDEITKGAVKLGIKYLTLYTFSTENWKRPKSEIRFLMALLKTQLRKKEKLFMDNGVAFSTIGDISVFDERVKKGIEELKEKTKNNKKMRLTLALNYGGKHELTQAAKRLAEDVKSNKLKIDDMDENTFERYLYTYDMPDVDLLIRTGGEKRISNFLLWQSAYAEFVFFDKYWPEFTVSDLETAIDEFKRRKRRFGGL; from the coding sequence ATGAGAACTTTCCTTTTCATGTTGCCATCATCATGGATGGCAACGGCAGATGGGCTACATCATTGGGTAAGAAAAGAACATACGGTCATTACATTGGCTCAAAGGTTGTTGATGAGATAACAAAGGGTGCTGTAAAGCTTGGTATCAAATATTTAACCCTATACACATTCTCAACAGAGAACTGGAAAAGGCCAAAGAGTGAGATAAGATTTCTAATGGCTCTTCTTAAAACGCAATTGAGAAAGAAAGAGAAGCTATTTATGGACAATGGCGTTGCATTCTCAACAATCGGTGATATATCCGTATTTGACGAAAGAGTCAAAAAAGGCATTGAAGAGCTTAAAGAGAAGACGAAGAACAACAAAAAGATGAGATTAACACTTGCCCTAAACTATGGCGGAAAGCATGAACTAACACAGGCTGCAAAAAGATTAGCAGAAGATGTAAAGAGTAATAAGTTAAAAATAGACGATATGGACGAGAATACATTTGAGAGATACCTATACACTTACGATATGCCAGATGTTGACCTTCTGATACGAACAGGCGGTGAAAAAAGAATCAGCAATTTTCTTCTCTGGCAGTCTGCTTATGCTGAGTTTGTCTTTTTTGATAAATACTGGCCTGAGTTTACTGTTTCTGACCTTGAGACTGCAATAGATGAGTTTAAAAGACGCAAAAGAAGATTTGGCGGGTTGTGA
- a CDS encoding phosphatidate cytidylyltransferase has protein sequence MIKRIISAAILIPIVVYGVLKADFFYVKIVLLFVASLGYAEWIGMDSKPFGFKKSLYLSLYFLLAFVFLFYGAFFKEALFFAFIMHMIIGFGSLKNRSVLEDYFYFGGILYVFLYFFSVYVMEFENGRLLLLLIFVSIWSGDSFAYFLGKKYGKRKLSPTISPKKTKEGALAGIVGGVVLGVLFGEAIGIGMFDSFLVAFVSNIAGILGDLSESVIKRYFNKKDSSNLIPGHGGVLDRLDSFAFGVFFVYLVLRCRTFLF, from the coding sequence GTGATAAAGCGCATAATTTCTGCAGCCATTCTTATACCTATTGTTGTATATGGCGTTTTAAAGGCTGATTTTTTTTATGTGAAGATTGTTTTGCTTTTTGTTGCATCTTTGGGTTATGCAGAGTGGATTGGTATGGATTCTAAGCCATTTGGCTTTAAGAAATCGCTGTATTTAAGTCTTTATTTTCTGCTTGCCTTCGTTTTTCTTTTTTATGGTGCATTTTTTAAAGAAGCCCTGTTTTTTGCATTTATAATGCATATGATTATAGGCTTTGGCTCTTTGAAAAATAGAAGTGTTCTTGAAGATTACTTCTATTTTGGCGGTATTCTCTATGTGTTTTTATACTTTTTTTCTGTTTATGTGATGGAGTTTGAAAATGGAAGGCTTCTGCTTCTTTTGATATTTGTCTCTATCTGGTCTGGCGATAGTTTTGCCTATTTTTTGGGTAAAAAATATGGAAAAAGAAAATTATCACCCACAATAAGTCCAAAGAAGACAAAAGAAGGTGCGTTAGCCGGTATTGTTGGTGGTGTTGTTTTGGGTGTTCTGTTTGGAGAAGCCATTGGAATTGGTATGTTTGATAGCTTTTTAGTTGCCTTTGTATCTAATATTGCTGGGATTTTGGGTGACCTTTCAGAATCGGTTATAAAGCGTTATTTTAACAAGAAAGACTCATCAAACCTGATTCCTGGACATGGTGGTGTTTTGGATAGATTGGATAGCTTTGCATTTGGCGTATTCTTTGTGTATCTGGTGTTGAGATGCAGAACCTTCTTGTTTTAG
- the dxr gene encoding 1-deoxy-D-xylulose-5-phosphate reductoisomerase gives MQNLLVLGSTGSIGRNTLDIVSRTKEFNVVGLSCKSNIDELSRQIEKFKPKYVCVEDSNLAAVVRERFKDITVFEKEEGLIELVSLESVDFVVNAIVGSAGLSPTYYTLKNSKKLALANKESLVVAGRLLKKIANDNGIEIVPIDSEHSAIYQCLEGKKKEEIEKLILTASGGPFLDKDFTSATVEDALSHPNWDMGKKITIDSATMMNKGFEIIEARWLFDIKSIEVVIHPESIIHSAVEFVDGSIIAQIADHDMRIPIAYALFKPKRVSLPFKISLSDVGKLTFRKPEFGRFPTLEFAFEALRKEEKNLGLILNVADEIAVESFLKEKIKFVDIFRILEISLEKFEDNLPSEIDGIKEMLRDIKVKVLELLKDRFWRS, from the coding sequence ATGCAGAACCTTCTTGTTTTAGGCTCGACAGGTTCCATAGGCAGGAATACGCTTGATATAGTCTCAAGAACGAAAGAGTTTAATGTTGTCGGTTTGAGTTGTAAGAGCAATATCGATGAGCTGTCAAGACAGATAGAAAAGTTTAAGCCTAAGTATGTGTGTGTTGAAGATAGCAATTTGGCGGCTGTTGTTAGAGAGAGATTTAAAGATATAACCGTTTTTGAGAAAGAAGAAGGATTGATTGAGCTTGTCAGTCTTGAAAGTGTTGATTTTGTTGTAAATGCCATTGTTGGCTCTGCTGGACTTTCTCCCACATACTATACTCTGAAAAACTCCAAGAAGCTTGCGCTTGCAAACAAAGAGAGTCTCGTTGTTGCAGGCAGGCTTTTAAAAAAAATAGCAAATGATAATGGCATCGAGATTGTTCCTATAGATTCTGAACATTCGGCAATTTATCAGTGTCTTGAAGGCAAAAAAAAAGAAGAGATAGAAAAGTTGATTCTTACGGCTTCGGGTGGTCCTTTTCTTGATAAGGATTTTACTTCTGCGACGGTTGAAGATGCGCTAAGTCATCCAAACTGGGATATGGGTAAAAAGATTACGATAGATTCTGCCACGATGATGAATAAGGGTTTTGAGATAATTGAAGCGCGATGGCTGTTTGATATAAAGAGCATAGAAGTTGTGATTCATCCTGAAAGCATTATACACTCGGCTGTTGAGTTTGTTGATGGTTCTATCATTGCCCAGATTGCAGACCACGATATGCGTATTCCTATAGCGTATGCTCTCTTTAAGCCAAAAAGGGTTAGTCTGCCATTTAAGATAAGTCTTTCAGATGTAGGAAAACTCACATTTAGAAAGCCTGAGTTTGGCCGCTTTCCGACTCTTGAGTTTGCATTTGAAGCTTTAAGGAAGGAAGAGAAGAACTTGGGTCTAATTCTTAATGTTGCAGATGAGATAGCCGTTGAGAGTTTTTTGAAGGAGAAGATTAAATTTGTTGACATATTTAGAATTCTTGAGATATCTTTGGAGAAGTTTGAAGATAATTTGCCTTCTGAGATAGATGGGATAAAAGAGATGTTAAGGGATATAAAGGTTAAAGTGTTAGAGCTATTGAAAGATAGATTCTGGAGGAGTTAA
- the rseP gene encoding RIP metalloprotease RseP produces MNWIYGIAGLVLMVIIHEFGHFIVARILGVGVERFSVGFGPVLFKIKPKKTEYALSLILLGGYVKLKGESPNDEIEDTSDAFFAQPLWKRFLIVLAGPVFNIASAVLFFALAYNIGMAKLAPVVGKVMPNSEAAKIGLQKGDRIIAVNGISVKSWDEMSKLIKANPNRRITIKIKRDGKIIQMSATPKGKKIKDMLGYERFVGLLGILPSGDRVIISYPFLESLVKGAERTVYVAKVMIVGLVRLIEGAIPSSELGGPVMIVDIAGRAAQSGISYFFAFIALISINLGILNLLPIPVLDGGHLMFYTIEAIRGKPVSEKAIENFQKIGIVILLALMLFAFMNDFKRYGVFKYVKDRVEQVK; encoded by the coding sequence ATGAACTGGATTTACGGTATAGCTGGGCTTGTTTTGATGGTTATCATACACGAGTTTGGACATTTTATTGTTGCAAGGATTTTGGGTGTTGGTGTTGAGCGTTTCTCTGTCGGGTTTGGCCCTGTTCTTTTTAAGATTAAACCAAAGAAGACTGAATATGCACTCTCTTTAATTCTGCTTGGTGGTTATGTGAAGCTAAAAGGAGAGAGTCCCAATGATGAGATTGAAGATACATCAGATGCCTTTTTTGCCCAGCCGTTGTGGAAGAGATTTCTGATTGTTCTTGCAGGACCTGTCTTTAACATAGCTTCGGCGGTTTTATTCTTTGCCCTTGCATACAATATAGGTATGGCTAAGCTTGCACCTGTTGTTGGTAAGGTGATGCCAAACAGCGAAGCTGCTAAGATAGGCCTTCAAAAGGGTGATAGGATTATTGCTGTAAACGGCATATCAGTTAAGAGTTGGGATGAGATGTCAAAGCTTATAAAGGCAAACCCAAATAGAAGGATTACAATCAAGATAAAAAGAGATGGCAAGATTATACAGATGAGTGCCACTCCTAAGGGTAAAAAGATAAAGGATATGCTGGGATATGAGCGCTTTGTTGGGCTTCTGGGTATTCTGCCTTCTGGTGATAGGGTGATAATCTCGTATCCTTTTTTGGAGAGCTTGGTCAAGGGAGCAGAGAGAACTGTCTATGTTGCAAAGGTTATGATTGTTGGACTTGTTAGGCTTATAGAAGGTGCGATACCGTCGAGTGAACTTGGTGGGCCTGTAATGATTGTTGACATAGCCGGTAGGGCTGCACAGTCGGGCATTAGCTACTTCTTTGCCTTTATAGCCTTGATAAGCATCAATCTTGGCATATTGAATCTGCTTCCTATACCTGTTTTGGATGGTGGGCATCTTATGTTTTACACGATAGAAGCAATAAGAGGCAAACCCGTGAGCGAAAAGGCGATAGAGAACTTCCAAAAGATAGGTATTGTTATACTGCTTGCACTGATGCTGTTTGCCTTTATGAATGATTTTAAGAGATATGGTGTATTTAAGTATGTGAAGGATAGAGTGGAACAGGTTAAATGA
- the ispG gene encoding flavodoxin-dependent (E)-4-hydroxy-3-methylbut-2-enyl-diphosphate synthase produces the protein MKRRKTRQIDVGGVKIGGDAPIVVQSMTNTDTRDVEATLEQIERLKDKGCEIVRCAVIDGDAARALKEIKARSPIPVIADIHFNYKLALLAIENGADCVRINPGNIGSFDKVKEILKAADEHNIPLRIGVNSGSLEKDLLDKYGSPTDDALVESAYRWVRRIEDAGFVNMKISIKSSDPLSTIVCNEKISELIDYPLHIGVTEAGSSKEGIIKSVSALAVLLREGIGDTIRISLSEPPENEIDVCYELLNALHLRKKRTIDFVSCPTCGRIEIDLIALVDELKKRLSHIKKPIKVAVMGCVVNALGEAKEADVAIAGGRHFGLIIKKGKLLKKVKEDKLIDEFVKVVEEYAEEMD, from the coding sequence ATAAAGAGAAGAAAGACAAGACAGATTGATGTTGGTGGCGTTAAGATAGGTGGTGATGCGCCAATAGTTGTTCAGTCAATGACGAATACCGACACGCGCGATGTTGAAGCAACGCTTGAGCAGATAGAGAGATTGAAGGATAAGGGTTGCGAGATAGTGCGATGTGCCGTTATTGATGGAGATGCCGCAAGGGCTTTGAAGGAGATAAAAGCAAGAAGCCCGATACCCGTTATAGCTGACATTCACTTTAATTACAAACTTGCTCTGCTTGCAATAGAAAATGGTGCAGATTGTGTTAGGATAAATCCGGGCAACATAGGTTCTTTTGATAAGGTAAAAGAGATTTTAAAAGCTGCAGATGAGCATAATATTCCTTTAAGGATAGGTGTAAATTCTGGTTCTTTGGAGAAGGATTTGCTTGATAAGTATGGTTCACCTACAGATGATGCGTTGGTTGAAAGTGCATATAGATGGGTTAGAAGAATAGAAGATGCAGGTTTTGTGAATATGAAGATATCAATAAAATCTTCCGACCCGTTATCAACGATTGTCTGCAATGAGAAGATATCAGAGCTTATCGATTATCCGCTGCACATTGGTGTTACAGAAGCTGGCAGTTCAAAGGAAGGGATAATAAAGTCTGTCTCTGCTTTGGCTGTTTTATTAAGAGAAGGTATTGGTGATACGATAAGGATATCGTTGAGTGAGCCACCAGAAAACGAGATAGATGTCTGCTATGAACTGCTCAATGCACTTCATCTGAGAAAGAAAAGAACAATCGACTTTGTCTCATGCCCAACCTGTGGCAGAATAGAGATTGATTTAATAGCGCTTGTTGATGAGCTGAAAAAAAGGCTCTCACATATTAAAAAGCCTATCAAGGTTGCCGTTATGGGATGCGTTGTAAATGCACTTGGCGAAGCAAAGGAAGCCGATGTTGCTATAGCAGGCGGCAGGCATTTTGGTTTAATAATAAAGAAGGGAAAATTGCTAAAAAAGGTAAAAGAAGATAAACTGATAGATGAGTTTGTAAAAGTGGTGGAAGAGTATGCTGAAGAGATGGATTAG
- a CDS encoding tetratricopeptide repeat protein → MLKRWISVFLPVFVVFLLSFSAYAKHDSSFVVYHYTKGYVELYKGDFKSAADDLWLVFPYIIDKEFYNQLSDILVYGGQYDKAQKVLKKAIKVYPKEKEFYYKLFDIYTIEGKTKQAMEVMAKIKESFKKTPDTIKKLAIMYMKSSKYKKAYKILKYYVDKKGKNDASAHFLLANVCLKLKDKQCVLKESKMAYQLNKNVRYALFLAGVYEQFGMFDKAIEVYKKLPENAFIDYAIANDYYLFGDLKGAKLFYSKAFKLSKRVDYLEKLTFVDVRLKDYSEVVNLCKEYKKFVDVSDRLKLFCAVGFSRQSKYETALNLLSGINPKVPFYKDVVLNEIYCYFKMKDFRRVEDLLKSFGDVEMYFSTVGELYVKDGKFKDGIELLYDALKKAKDLKEKSNIYLYIADIYYDKLKDKSKTIETLKELLRINPNFAEGLNYLGYLYIDENFNVKEGVELVKKALKIDKNNPYYLDSLGWGYYRLKDYKKAEFYLKEALKGYKKSEKKSLEITLEHLLEVYLKENDRKEALKTAEEILKLNPNNKKAKKLLKSQ, encoded by the coding sequence ATGCTGAAGAGATGGATTAGCGTTTTTTTGCCTGTATTTGTGGTGTTTTTGTTGTCCTTTTCTGCTTATGCAAAGCATGACAGTTCGTTTGTCGTGTATCACTATACGAAGGGCTATGTCGAGCTTTATAAGGGTGATTTTAAATCTGCCGCCGATGATTTGTGGCTTGTGTTTCCGTATATCATAGATAAAGAGTTTTACAATCAGCTTTCGGATATACTGGTTTATGGCGGTCAATACGATAAAGCACAGAAGGTTTTAAAGAAGGCTATAAAGGTTTATCCAAAAGAGAAGGAGTTTTATTACAAGCTGTTTGATATATACACAATAGAAGGCAAAACAAAGCAGGCTATGGAAGTAATGGCTAAAATAAAGGAGAGCTTTAAAAAGACACCTGATACGATAAAGAAGCTTGCGATTATGTATATGAAGTCGTCAAAATACAAAAAGGCATATAAGATTTTAAAGTATTATGTTGATAAAAAAGGCAAAAATGATGCATCGGCTCATTTTCTTCTTGCCAATGTCTGTTTAAAACTTAAGGATAAACAGTGTGTTTTGAAAGAATCAAAAATGGCATATCAGCTAAACAAGAATGTAAGATACGCTCTATTTCTTGCGGGTGTTTATGAGCAGTTTGGTATGTTTGATAAAGCTATTGAAGTTTACAAAAAACTGCCAGAAAATGCATTTATCGATTATGCTATTGCCAACGACTATTATCTGTTTGGAGATTTGAAAGGTGCAAAGCTTTTTTACTCTAAGGCGTTTAAGCTCTCAAAAAGAGTGGATTATCTTGAAAAACTCACCTTTGTTGATGTTAGGCTTAAAGATTACAGTGAAGTTGTCAATCTGTGTAAAGAGTATAAAAAATTTGTTGATGTGTCCGATAGGTTAAAGCTTTTCTGCGCTGTTGGTTTTTCAAGGCAGTCTAAATATGAGACTGCATTGAATCTTCTAAGTGGAATTAATCCTAAGGTGCCTTTTTATAAAGATGTGGTTTTGAATGAGATTTACTGCTATTTCAAGATGAAGGATTTTAGAAGGGTTGAAGATTTGCTTAAGAGCTTTGGCGATGTGGAGATGTATTTTTCAACTGTTGGCGAGCTGTATGTGAAAGATGGCAAGTTTAAGGATGGTATTGAACTGCTCTACGATGCACTGAAGAAGGCAAAAGATTTAAAAGAAAAATCAAATATTTATCTTTATATTGCCGATATCTATTACGATAAGCTTAAGGATAAGAGTAAAACTATTGAAACATTGAAAGAGCTTCTAAGGATAAATCCCAATTTTGCCGAAGGGTTAAACTATTTGGGTTATCTGTATATTGATGAAAATTTCAATGTTAAAGAAGGTGTTGAGCTTGTTAAGAAGGCTTTGAAGATAGATAAAAACAACCCTTACTATTTGGACAGCTTGGGTTGGGGCTATTATCGGCTGAAGGATTACAAAAAAGCTGAGTTTTACTTAAAAGAAGCTTTGAAGGGTTATAAAAAGAGTGAGAAGAAATCATTGGAGATAACACTTGAGCATCTATTGGAAGTTTATCTTAAAGAGAATGATAGAAAAGAAGCTTTAAAAACTGCAGAAGAGATACTAAAACTCAACCCTAACAACAAGAAGGCAAAGAAACTCTTAAAATCCCAATGA
- a CDS encoding lytic transglycosylase domain-containing protein yields MRIILIVMLAFFVSSFAYSGSLRLVKKNGEVVYTNLSSNLFFARAFREASSKSEVMKLIKKISKRYGVDYKLVVAIAKIESDFDANAVSNKGAKGVMQLMDKTAKFYGVDDPYDVEKNVEGGVRFLKHLIEKYHDVKLVAAAYNAGETAVDRYKGIPPYRETRRYVEKFLRVYNGKKVVYVADKRTKKHINRLRKVGNVYTNIGYSLW; encoded by the coding sequence ATGAGAATTATTCTAATTGTTATGCTGGCCTTTTTTGTCTCATCATTTGCCTATAGTGGTTCTCTTCGCCTTGTAAAAAAGAATGGTGAAGTTGTCTATACAAACCTAAGCAGCAACCTGTTTTTTGCAAGGGCTTTTAGAGAAGCTTCATCAAAAAGCGAAGTTATGAAGCTTATAAAGAAGATATCAAAAAGGTATGGTGTAGATTATAAGCTCGTTGTTGCGATAGCTAAGATAGAATCGGATTTTGACGCCAATGCTGTCTCAAATAAGGGTGCAAAAGGCGTAATGCAGCTTATGGATAAGACGGCTAAGTTTTACGGTGTTGATGACCCTTATGATGTTGAGAAGAATGTTGAAGGTGGTGTAAGGTTTTTAAAACACTTGATAGAGAAATATCACGATGTTAAGCTTGTTGCTGCTGCATACAACGCAGGTGAGACGGCTGTTGATAGGTATAAGGGCATTCCGCCATACAGAGAAACAAGAAGGTATGTTGAAAAATTTTTGAGAGTGTATAACGGCAAGAAGGTTGTATATGTTGCAGACAAAAGAACAAAAAAACATATAAACAGATTGAGAAAAGTGGGCAATGTTTATACAAACATAGGATACAGCTTATGGTAA
- the pgsA gene encoding CDP-diacylglycerol--glycerol-3-phosphate 3-phosphatidyltransferase yields MVKHIPNLLSLFRVIDLIVVIVFLEKRMHLWAFGFFLLGILSDVLDGHIARKNKAVSKIGKILDPLADKVLVVGVLIALVKIMDVPYWMVIVIVFREFAVTGLRVVAASENVVIAANVWGKLKTTSQFVALSLLILGFRTVGVYALLFAVIMTVISGYLYYHEYFKDRDVFA; encoded by the coding sequence ATGGTAAAGCATATTCCCAATCTTTTGTCTCTGTTTAGAGTGATTGATTTGATTGTTGTTATAGTTTTCTTAGAAAAAAGGATGCATCTTTGGGCTTTTGGTTTTTTTCTGCTTGGGATTTTGAGTGATGTGCTTGATGGTCATATAGCAAGAAAAAACAAAGCCGTAAGCAAGATAGGAAAGATTTTAGACCCACTTGCGGATAAGGTGCTTGTTGTTGGTGTATTGATAGCGCTTGTTAAGATCATGGATGTGCCTTACTGGATGGTTATTGTGATTGTATTTAGAGAGTTTGCTGTGACGGGTTTAAGGGTTGTTGCGGCAAGTGAGAATGTTGTGATTGCAGCGAATGTCTGGGGAAAGCTCAAAACAACATCCCAATTTGTGGCTTTGAGCTTGTTGATTTTAGGTTTTAGAACTGTTGGCGTGTATGCACTTCTGTTTGCTGTGATTATGACGGTTATCTCTGGTTATCTCTATTATCATGAATACTTTAAGGATAGGGATGTCTTCGCTTAA
- a CDS encoding 4-hydroxybenzoate octaprenyltransferase: MIKFEHTIFALPFAYVGMIMGFENGFSFKVALLVTIAMASARSTAMALNRIIDLKYDALNERTKNRELPSGKIKLRDAYIFTFVSVVIFELSAYLINDLAFKLSPVALFFLITYSYTKRFTSLCHLYLGATDAIAPLGGYVAASGRLDAPIWLLAGFVMFWIAGFDILYSLQDREFDKEYGLHSIPVSFGINGALWTARLFHLIGFGFLILSMIKFNLSYVSFVGALIVSVLLFVEHKLVDPNDPKKINLAFFNMNSYISIVLFFTFLVGKCYG; this comes from the coding sequence ATGATAAAATTTGAGCATACGATATTTGCTCTGCCATTTGCGTATGTTGGTATGATTATGGGATTTGAGAATGGTTTCTCTTTTAAAGTGGCTTTACTTGTTACGATTGCTATGGCTTCAGCAAGAAGCACGGCTATGGCTTTGAATAGGATCATAGATTTAAAATACGATGCTTTGAACGAAAGGACAAAAAACAGAGAATTACCATCTGGAAAGATAAAGCTTAGGGATGCGTATATTTTTACATTTGTATCTGTTGTTATATTTGAGCTTTCTGCTTATCTGATAAACGATTTGGCGTTTAAACTCTCTCCTGTTGCTCTGTTTTTTCTTATCACATACTCATACACAAAGCGTTTTACATCCCTTTGTCATCTCTATCTTGGCGCAACCGATGCCATAGCACCGCTTGGTGGCTATGTAGCTGCAAGTGGAAGATTGGATGCACCTATCTGGCTGCTTGCTGGGTTTGTTATGTTCTGGATAGCAGGCTTTGACATACTCTATTCACTTCAAGATAGGGAGTTTGATAAAGAGTATGGGTTGCACTCTATACCTGTAAGTTTTGGTATCAATGGTGCTTTATGGACAGCAAGACTGTTTCATTTAATAGGTTTTGGTTTTCTTATTCTTAGCATGATTAAGTTTAATTTAAGTTATGTATCGTTTGTTGGAGCTTTGATTGTCTCTGTTTTGCTTTTTGTTGAGCATAAGCTTGTTGACCCAAATGACCCTAAGAAGATTAACCTTGCCTTTTTCAATATGAACAGTTATATTAGCATTGTATTATTCTTTACATTTTTGGTAGGTAAGTGTTATGGATGA
- a CDS encoding PilZ domain-containing protein: MDDEKRGSRRIRNRVSLFYRCVGENELEDVKDEIYHTVEPEDSFSFFMSLNRLDSSFDNLNKAFVLMMKQMDAKLNYIIDLLRGGDEFDELKGFRQTYSCDISSGGISFITENSCKIGDKVFMKIFLPIATHYTIRALGEIVGESKRDSKNCYSVEFTDITNQNRELIIHYMIFVERKMAKDRLNE, encoded by the coding sequence ATGGATGATGAGAAAAGAGGGTCAAGAAGGATAAGAAATAGGGTTTCCTTGTTTTATAGGTGTGTGGGTGAAAATGAGTTGGAAGATGTGAAGGATGAGATTTATCATACAGTTGAACCTGAAGATTCGTTTAGTTTTTTTATGTCTTTAAATAGGCTTGATTCGAGTTTTGACAATTTGAACAAGGCTTTTGTTCTTATGATGAAGCAGATGGATGCAAAACTCAACTATATCATCGATTTGTTAAGAGGAGGCGATGAGTTTGACGAGCTTAAGGGATTTAGGCAAACATATAGCTGTGATATATCAAGTGGTGGTATCTCTTTTATTACAGAGAATAGCTGTAAGATTGGCGATAAGGTATTTATGAAGATATTTTTGCCCATTGCAACACACTATACAATTAGGGCTTTGGGCGAGATTGTTGGTGAGAGCAAAAGGGATTCTAAGAATTGCTATAGCGTTGAATTTACCGACATAACAAACCAGAATAGGGAACTGATAATACACTATATGATATTTGTTGAAAGAAAGATGGCAAAGGATAGACTGAATGAGTAG
- a CDS encoding helix-turn-helix domain-containing protein codes for MSSFWILQIIFDLAVAGYILATKYFEKKEKESLLRLIESLRNLVEKQKQLIDIANSRINEHQDRLARILEDIRKKNMLLTELLTTIKNKSYEDEMKLEIIRLKNSGKSVDEIAKKLKMSKGEVELILKLYEGE; via the coding sequence ATGAGTAGTTTTTGGATTTTGCAGATAATATTTGACCTTGCCGTTGCGGGTTATATTCTTGCAACAAAGTATTTTGAGAAGAAGGAGAAGGAGAGTCTTTTAAGGTTAATAGAGAGTTTGCGCAACTTGGTTGAGAAGCAGAAGCAGTTAATAGACATAGCAAACTCAAGAATAAACGAGCATCAGGATAGACTGGCAAGGATACTTGAAGATATAAGAAAGAAAAATATGCTTCTGACTGAACTTTTGACCACAATAAAGAACAAGAGTTATGAAGATGAGATGAAGCTTGAAATAATAAGGTTAAAAAACAGTGGTAAGAGTGTTGATGAGATAGCAAAAAAGCTTAAAATGAGCAAAGGTGAAGTTGAATTAATTTTAAAACTATACGAGGGGGAATAG
- a CDS encoding P-II family nitrogen regulator, which translates to MKKVEAIIKPFKLDSVKEGLMELGIKGLTVSEVKGYGRQKGHTEIYRGAEYVVDFLPKVKIEVVVEDEMVEPVIEKIIETAKTGKIGDGKIFIIPIEEAIRIRTSERGKNAI; encoded by the coding sequence ATGAAAAAGGTCGAAGCTATTATTAAACCTTTTAAACTGGATTCCGTTAAAGAAGGTTTGATGGAACTTGGGATAAAAGGTTTGACTGTTAGTGAAGTTAAAGGATACGGAAGACAAAAAGGGCATACAGAGATTTACAGGGGGGCAGAATATGTTGTAGATTTTTTGCCCAAGGTGAAGATAGAAGTTGTTGTTGAAGATGAAATGGTTGAGCCTGTTATTGAGAAAATAATTGAAACTGCAAAAACGGGTAAGATTGGCGACGGTAAGATATTTATAATCCCGATAGAAGAAGCGATAAGGATAAGAACATCTGAAAGAGGCAAAAACGCCATCTAA